In the genome of Methanococcoides burtonii DSM 6242, the window TTGTACTTTTCATCGTTGCTCCGTTTACGGGGATTTACGGATATTCGCAGAGCATTGCGGTCTCCTCTCTTGAAGAAAGTGTAGACGTGCTTGCCAAGGTCTTTAAAGACAAGATTGCCCTTTCCAAATGTGCAACCATTGATGACCTGTATAGCATCGACAGAGCATGATTTGTTCTCTACGACAACTACTAATTCTTCATCCTCTGAACGGTCCTTGAACTGCTCAGCAGCATAGGTGCCTATTCTGTAACCGATAACCAGTCCCGGACAAAGGTGACCGTGAAACTCTATTGCGTCTTTCAGATCCATTGTACCACCTTATAACTGAGCCCTGAGCTTTGCCACAACGTTCTCGACCTGAGCTACTGCGGTACCGATGTACATGTCAGGATCAAGAAGATCGTTGATCTCAGATTCGTTCAAATACTTTGTAACGTCCGGTCTGCTGAGGAGGACATCCTTGAGATGCTTTCCTGATTCGTGGGCTTCCATTGCGGAACTGCGCACGATCTCATGAGCTTCCTGCCTGCCAACACCGCGTTTTGCCAGATCGATCATGATAGCTTCACCCATGTTAAGACCACGTAAGAGATCGAGGTTCTTGCGGATGTTCTCAGGATAGAATCTCAGATTCTCTATAACGCCTATTGCGAGCTTTAAGAGATGGTCTGTAAGGACACAGCTTTCAGGGAAAACTATCCTTTCGCAGGAGGAGTTAGTGAGGTCACGTTCATCCCAGAGGGTGTTGTTCAGAAGTTCCGGCTCGACCATTGAACGAACGATACGTGCTAGACCACTTATCTGTTCTGATTTGATAGGGTTCCTCTTGTGAGGCATTGTGGATGAACCTACCTGGTTCTTGCGGAAGCTTTCCTCCACTTCTGCGATCTCGCTTCTCTGGAGGGTGCGTATCTCCACAGCGATCTTGTCAAGGGTGGTTACTGTGTTTGCCATCCACATGACGAATTCTGCGTGGCGGTCACGCTGGATGATCT includes:
- a CDS encoding FmdE family protein, which translates into the protein MDLKDAIEFHGHLCPGLVIGYRIGTYAAEQFKDRSEDEELVVVVENKSCSVDAIQVINGCTFGKGNLVFKDLGKHVYTFFKRGDRNALRISVNPRKRSNDEKYNELFPKVRNGTATAEELEEFRKRHAENAYAILDIPDEDLFTVTNVETEPPEKAMVYRSIACAECGEEAMETRLRVKEGKIVCLSCFEGHDI
- the purB gene encoding adenylosuccinate lyase encodes the protein MAIHPIEYRYGTDEMKYVWSEANRLEKLLKTEAALSNAEAKIGMVPAEAAAEIEKSIAHVKIERVAEIEDEIHHDMMAIVIAISEQCTDDAAKWVHFGATSNDILDTATALQMMDAVAILEEKTRTLLDVLLTKAEEHKNTVCAGRTHGQIGVPTTYGLRFAIWASEVARHLERLAQLTPRLLVGQMTGAVGTQAAFGKDGIEIQAHAMEYLGLGSVDVSNQIIQRDRHAEFVMWMANTVTTLDKIAVEIRTLQRSEIAEVEESFRKNQVGSSTMPHKRNPIKSEQISGLARIVRSMVEPELLNNTLWDERDLTNSSCERIVFPESCVLTDHLLKLAIGVIENLRFYPENIRKNLDLLRGLNMGEAIMIDLAKRGVGRQEAHEIVRSSAMEAHESGKHLKDVLLSRPDVTKYLNESEINDLLDPDMYIGTAVAQVENVVAKLRAQL